ATCCTAATGGAGTTACTTTAGGAGAAGAAGAGCATAAATTAGGTATTCGTGCATCTTCAACTCGTCAGGTATTCTTTAATGATACATTAGTACCAGTAGAAAACATGTTATCTGTTCGTGGTGGTGGATTTAAAATTGCTATGAACGCATTAAACGTAGGACGTATCAAATTAGCAGCAGCTTGTTTAGATTCTCAAAGAAGAATTATTGATCATGCTGTAAACTATGCAAATGAGCGTAAGCAATTTAAAACTCCTATTGCTGAATTTGGAGCTATCAAAATGAAGTTAGCAGAAATGGCTGCTAGCGCATATGTTGGTGAGTCTGCTTCTTATAGAGCTGCTAAAAACATTGAAGATAGAATTGCTATTCGTGAAGCTGAAGGAAATACACATCAAGAAGCAGAATTAAAAGGAGTTGAAGAATACGCTATTGAGTGTTCTATCTTAAAAGTAGCTGTTTCTGAAGATGTACAAAACTGTTCAGACGAAGGAATCCAAATTTACGGAGGTATGGGATTCTCTGAAGAAACTCCAATGGAGTCTGCTTGGAGAGATGCTCGTATTGCTCGTATTTATGAAGGTACAAACGAAATTAACCGTTTGCTTTCTGTAGGAATGTTAGTAAAGAAAGCAATGAAAGGTCATGTAGATTTATTAAATCCTGCTATGAAAGTTGCTGATGAACTAATGGGAATTCCTTCTTTCGATACTCCAGATTATTCTGAGTTATTCTCTGAAGAAAAGGAAATCATTGGAAAATTAAAGAAAGTATTCTTAATGGTAGCTGGAGCTGCATTACAAAAGTTTGGTCCAGACTTAGAAAAGCACCAACAGTTATTAACTGCTGCATCTAATATTTTAATTGAAATATATATGGCAGAATCTGGAATTTTAAGAACTGAAAAGAACGCAAAGCGTTTTGGAGAAGATGCTCAAAAAGAACAGATTGCTATGGCTAAGTTATACTTATACAATGCAGTAGAAACTATTACTACCAATGCAAGAGAAGGAATTATCTCTTTTGCTGAAGGTGATGAGCAACGTATGATGTTAATGGGGCTTAAGCGTTTTACAAAATACGCTAACTACCCGAATGTAGTAGCATTACGTAATACAATTGCAGATAAATTAAAAGCAGAAAATAAATACTGCTTCTAAACATATTAAAACTGCCAGGCGTTGCTAACAAGCGCTGGCAGTTATAAAAATTTCTTCAACTTTTATAGGTTTTAGAATTTAGTTGTTTGTTTAAAAGGTCGTCGAATTAGGTTTTGACGGTCTTTTTTTTGTTTTGTTGGGTAACAATTATAATTGTTAGACACTAGGTTATAGAAAACAAAATAAAAACAAATCATGAAACATTTAAAAACTATTTTTTCACTAGTAATTCTTGCAACTTTAATTATATCATGTAATCAAGACAATGATATTGCTGTACAACAAGACAAACTAACCAAAGAAAAATTAATTAAACATTTAAAGGAAAGAAATCCAAATTACATTTTCAAAGAACCTCAAAACCATGTTACAGCTAGTAAAAAAGAGGCTCTTCATTTTAAAAGCTTAGAAGAGTTAGATGCTTTCTTAGACACTTTTGATAAAAGAAAAAAAGCAATGTTAACAAATGCTAAACATGACTTTGTTCACGTTGGCCCTGAAGACGGTAGTGGTACAAACGAAGATTATAGTGGATACTACAGAACATCATTCTATATCGGAGGTTTCATCCCTGTTTATATGAATATCAACTTTAATACAAAAAACTGTGAAGGAAGTAATTTGAATTCTTATATATCTGGAGGAACCATGGGGGTAACCTATATGCATTCAGGGGGAAATCTTTACTCTAATAAAAAGCTTGGTTATATTAGTTACTATGTTGAAGGTGTTCTTAATTACAATATATTTATAGAAGGCATTGGAACAATTTATTCTGAAAATGTGTCTTATGGAGGGAAAGCTTCATGTAAATAAAGTTATATTACATAGGATTTATAAAGTAAAAGGGCACTATTATAAGTGCCCTTTTCTTATTTATTAGTAGAGTTTTATCTTTTGTTTAAGACATTTTGAACAGATTCAGCAGTATCTAAAACCATTTTATCAAATGCTACAGGCGTCCAATTAAATGTTTTTTTAGTTTTACTTATATCTCCTTGGTATCTTTTACCAACGTAAGGCATCATTCCTTTCATTTCACTATTAAAATTTGCCAATAGTTTCACCATAAAATTAGGCGCCACCCCTGTTTTTACCTTTTCATAACCAGATTCTTTCAATAGCTTGGTCACTTCAGTATAAGCATATGCATTTTCTGAAGCTACAATAAACCTGTTATTTGCTGCCTCACTATTTTCCAACGCTTCCACATGAATCTTTGCAACATCTCTTACATCTGACATGTTAATACTTGCCTTGATCATTTGTTTTAACTCTCCTGTAATAATTCTCTTAAATAATGACATTGACTCACCAGATAAATTACTTGAGGTAGTTGGACCATATACTGGCCCAGGGTGAATTGTTACCAACTCCATATTTGTATCCTTTACAAAATCCCACGCACTTTTCTCTGCCAACGTTTTACTTTTCAAA
The sequence above is a segment of the Tenacibaculum sp. 190130A14a genome. Coding sequences within it:
- a CDS encoding acyl-CoA dehydrogenase family protein produces the protein MSELNKDILRGGQFLVKETKCEDVFTPEDFSEEQTMMRDAVKEFNDREIIPHKERFEKKDYALTEEVMRKAGELGFLGVAVPEAYGGLGMGFVSTMLTCDYISSGTGSFSTAFGAHTGIGTMPITLYGTEEQKQKFVPALAMGERFGAYCLTEPGAGSDANSGKTTAELTEDGKHYKLNGQKMWISNAGFAEVFIVFARIEDDKNITGFILEYDKNNPNGVTLGEEEHKLGIRASSTRQVFFNDTLVPVENMLSVRGGGFKIAMNALNVGRIKLAAACLDSQRRIIDHAVNYANERKQFKTPIAEFGAIKMKLAEMAASAYVGESASYRAAKNIEDRIAIREAEGNTHQEAELKGVEEYAIECSILKVAVSEDVQNCSDEGIQIYGGMGFSEETPMESAWRDARIARIYEGTNEINRLLSVGMLVKKAMKGHVDLLNPAMKVADELMGIPSFDTPDYSELFSEEKEIIGKLKKVFLMVAGAALQKFGPDLEKHQQLLTAASNILIEIYMAESGILRTEKNAKRFGEDAQKEQIAMAKLYLYNAVETITTNAREGIISFAEGDEQRMMLMGLKRFTKYANYPNVVALRNTIADKLKAENKYCF
- a CDS encoding NAD-dependent epimerase/dehydratase family protein; this encodes MKKVLLTGISGFIGQHCAIELLNKGYKVKGSLRSLKKADAISSIIQKYADSTEHLEFYELNLLEDEGWDQAVADCDFVMHVASPFISKIPKDENELIKPAVEGTLRALKAADKAGIKRVVLTSSMVAMLGDVIGDDTINENSWTNVNAKNATAYLKSKTLAEKSAWDFVKDTNMELVTIHPGPVYGPTTSSNLSGESMSLFKRIITGELKQMIKASINMSDVRDVAKIHVEALENSEAANNRFIVASENAYAYTEVTKLLKESGYEKVKTGVAPNFMVKLLANFNSEMKGMMPYVGKRYQGDISKTKKTFNWTPVAFDKMVLDTAESVQNVLNKR